Proteins from a single region of Chryseobacterium sp. W4I1:
- a CDS encoding DUF4197 family protein, whose amino-acid sequence MKKYIIAAALLIGTGAVVLTSVQSCQSMATTDLGLSIIKRVLLNGIDKGMGIYSNKEAFLQNNMVDKALPKELRDINSTLEKIAPSLVAKERDFIAQAASYTVNLSKPILQDAVNSLNAQDVTRIIQGTTATQILKEKTSQQLVAAIAPKVDEKLNEYGIAKTINTALSGSNLLGSLLGGGSNNVNTGGLSKLASEQLVNGLFNIIEDYEHQNSKALLGPLGK is encoded by the coding sequence ATGAAAAAATATATTATCGCAGCAGCATTGTTAATAGGAACCGGCGCTGTCGTTTTAACCAGCGTACAGTCGTGCCAGAGTATGGCAACTACCGATCTTGGCCTATCAATTATAAAAAGAGTTTTGCTGAATGGTATTGATAAAGGAATGGGAATCTACAGCAACAAGGAAGCCTTTCTTCAGAACAATATGGTAGACAAAGCCCTTCCTAAAGAACTTAGAGACATCAATTCCACACTGGAAAAAATTGCCCCTTCACTGGTGGCTAAGGAAAGAGATTTTATTGCTCAGGCAGCTTCTTATACTGTAAACCTTTCAAAACCTATTTTGCAGGATGCAGTCAACAGCTTAAATGCCCAGGACGTAACCAGAATTATCCAGGGTACTACAGCAACACAGATCTTGAAAGAAAAAACTTCACAGCAACTTGTAGCAGCAATTGCCCCTAAGGTGGACGAGAAACTGAATGAATACGGAATTGCTAAAACAATCAATACAGCTCTTTCAGGAAGCAATCTTCTGGGAAGCCTTCTTGGAGGTGGCAGCAACAATGTAAACACCGGAGGATTGAGTAAATTGGCTTCTGAACAATTGGTAAATGGTTTGTTTAATATCATTGAAGATTACGAGCACCAGAATTCAAAAGCCTTACTGGGCCCGCTTGGAAAATAG
- a CDS encoding DUF493 family protein → MDILQGNQHANPEDFYNSLKEKLEGHHDFPEDYLFKFIIPTDQAKLTEIYKVFDGIKFTLGNRESKNGKYTACNINAFVLDANQVVTIYKEVAKIEGVILL, encoded by the coding sequence ATGGACATATTACAAGGAAATCAACACGCAAACCCAGAGGATTTTTACAACTCTCTGAAGGAAAAACTGGAAGGTCACCACGACTTTCCCGAAGACTATTTATTTAAATTTATCATTCCAACAGATCAGGCAAAACTTACTGAAATTTATAAGGTTTTTGACGGCATCAAGTTTACATTGGGAAACCGCGAAAGTAAAAACGGAAAATACACAGCGTGTAATATCAATGCATTCGTTCTGGATGCCAATCAGGTGGTGACTATTTATAAAGAAGTAGCAAAAATAGAAGGCGTTATTCTATTATAG
- a CDS encoding ArsC/Spx/MgsR family protein, producing the protein MMVKVLHNGNCSKSNAVLEYLDENGVPFEIINIVEDPLSVLEIKTVLKKLNQTVFHMIRKTDKLYLENYADKNYSEEEWIKILSENPSLIQRPILIKGSVAMLGRPIENVKFFIEK; encoded by the coding sequence ATGATGGTTAAGGTTTTACATAACGGAAATTGCTCGAAATCAAATGCTGTTCTTGAGTATCTGGATGAAAACGGGGTACCTTTTGAGATCATCAACATTGTAGAAGATCCATTGAGTGTCTTAGAGATCAAAACAGTACTGAAAAAGCTAAATCAGACTGTGTTTCATATGATCAGAAAAACAGATAAGCTTTATTTGGAAAATTATGCCGATAAAAATTATTCTGAAGAAGAATGGATCAAGATCCTGTCTGAAAATCCTTCCCTGATACAGCGGCCTATCCTGATCAAAGGATCTGTAGCCATGCTGGGAAGACCTATTGAAAATGTGAAATTCTTTATTGAAAAATAA
- a CDS encoding deoxynucleoside kinase — protein sequence MHIAVTGNIGAGKTTLTTMLAKHYGWDAQFEDVDHNPYLEDFYADMSKWSFALQIYFLGSRFRQVKEIRESGKNIIQDRTIYEDAHIFAENLNDMKLLSNRDFNNYISVFGLMKSFVSAPDLLIYLKSDVPNLVKKIYKRGREYEASISIEYLSKLNQKYEKWISEYTEGRLLVIEVDDLDFVEKPEDFGFILEKIEAELNGLF from the coding sequence ATGCATATTGCAGTTACAGGAAATATTGGAGCAGGAAAAACTACTTTGACTACGATGCTTGCCAAGCATTACGGATGGGATGCACAGTTTGAAGATGTAGACCATAACCCTTACCTTGAAGATTTTTATGCGGACATGAGCAAATGGAGTTTTGCGCTGCAGATTTATTTTTTGGGAAGCAGATTCCGCCAGGTAAAAGAGATCAGAGAAAGTGGTAAAAATATTATCCAGGACCGTACCATCTATGAAGACGCCCATATTTTTGCAGAAAACCTGAATGATATGAAGCTTCTTTCAAACAGGGATTTCAATAACTATATCTCTGTTTTTGGGCTGATGAAATCATTTGTTTCAGCGCCCGATCTGTTGATTTATCTAAAATCTGATGTTCCGAACCTCGTGAAAAAGATTTACAAAAGAGGGAGAGAATATGAAGCATCCATCAGTATTGAATACCTTTCAAAGCTGAATCAGAAATATGAAAAATGGATCTCCGAATATACAGAAGGAAGACTTCTGGTGATTGAAGTAGATGATCTGGATTTTGTGGAAAAGCCGGAAGACTTCGGGTTTATTCTTGAAAAGATCGAAGCAGAACTAAACGGTTTGTTTTAA
- a CDS encoding glutaminyl-peptide cyclotransferase: MKRNIIAGFAVIFLLSSCNNNEKILNSLADYNNSKEGKGYHFGDQLNLPKEVTENAETITISFGDQETSNLIVDPKFFTLGDNDVTFIIKTKSGETLNQDATINVFAKNPEQNISYTIVAEYPHDPHNFVEGFLVEGNTVYESDGLDGASQLIKYTLGSATPALVEKQPADVFSEGCAIVGDKIYQLTYKNKIGFVYDKNSLKKLSQFPLPNVIGEGWGLTYDGKNLVATDGSKNLYFLDVNDPSKVVRTVAVAGHTETYYNINELEYHNGFIYSNVWHKPIILKIDPATGEAVGKLDFTKLTAENDQGNSEYVLNGVAFKGDNMLVTGKNWAKIYEVNVK; the protein is encoded by the coding sequence CTGAAAAGAAATATAATTGCCGGTTTTGCAGTAATTTTCCTGCTGTCATCATGTAATAATAATGAGAAAATACTCAATTCCCTGGCTGATTATAATAATTCAAAGGAGGGAAAAGGCTATCATTTCGGAGATCAGCTCAATCTTCCAAAAGAAGTGACAGAGAATGCGGAAACCATTACCATCAGTTTTGGTGATCAGGAAACCTCAAACTTAATCGTAGACCCCAAATTTTTCACATTAGGAGATAACGACGTTACCTTTATCATTAAAACCAAAAGCGGAGAAACCCTAAACCAGGATGCAACCATCAATGTTTTTGCAAAAAATCCTGAACAGAATATTTCCTATACTATTGTAGCAGAATATCCTCACGATCCCCATAATTTTGTTGAAGGATTTCTTGTTGAAGGCAATACTGTTTATGAAAGTGACGGATTGGATGGAGCTTCCCAGCTCATAAAATATACTTTAGGTTCAGCAACTCCGGCTCTTGTAGAGAAGCAGCCTGCTGATGTTTTCTCTGAAGGCTGTGCTATTGTAGGCGATAAAATTTACCAGCTGACCTACAAAAATAAAATAGGTTTTGTTTACGATAAAAATTCATTAAAAAAGCTTTCCCAGTTTCCTTTACCGAATGTGATCGGAGAAGGCTGGGGGTTAACTTACGACGGGAAAAACCTTGTGGCAACTGACGGCTCAAAAAATCTGTATTTTCTGGATGTGAACGATCCTTCGAAAGTGGTGAGAACAGTTGCCGTTGCCGGACATACCGAAACCTACTATAATATTAATGAGTTGGAATACCACAACGGCTTCATTTATTCCAATGTATGGCACAAACCAATTATTCTGAAGATAGATCCTGCCACCGGAGAAGCGGTAGGGAAGCTTGATTTCACGAAATTAACGGCTGAGAATGATCAGGGAAATAGTGAATATGTTTTAAATGGAGTAGCTTTTAAAGGGGATAATATGCTGGTAACAGGGAAAAACTGGGCGAAAATTTATGAAGTTAACGTTAAGTAA
- a CDS encoding glutaminyl-peptide cyclotransferase: MKKNIILGLAVVLMLASCNKDEKILSTLNEYNNSMVEKGYHFGDKLELPKEVTENAESISISFGDKETSSLAVDPKFFTLGDNAVTFNIKTKGGKTLNQDATINVFAKNPEKNIAYQIIAEYPHDPKNFVQGFQIEGNTIYESDGQNGSSQILKYTLGTTTPLASTKQAQEDFSEGSTIVGDKVYQLTWQSKKGYIYDKSSLKLLSEFAYPNVLGEGWGLTYDGKNLIASDGSKLLYFLDANNPSKLIKYVAVAGSSQIYDQLNELEYHNGFIYANVWQKPVVLKINPATGEVVGTFDFTDIAKQNTKGSDDVLNGITFKGENMLVTGKNWPKIYEVQIK; this comes from the coding sequence ATGAAAAAGAATATAATACTAGGTTTAGCAGTTGTTTTGATGCTGGCATCTTGTAACAAAGATGAAAAGATCCTGAGCACGCTGAATGAATACAACAATTCAATGGTAGAAAAAGGATATCATTTCGGTGATAAACTTGAACTTCCAAAAGAGGTGACGGAAAATGCCGAAAGCATCAGTATCAGCTTTGGAGATAAAGAAACTTCCAGCTTAGCTGTTGATCCTAAATTCTTCACACTAGGAGATAATGCCGTTACTTTTAATATCAAAACGAAAGGAGGGAAAACCCTTAACCAGGATGCAACCATCAATGTGTTTGCAAAAAATCCTGAAAAAAATATCGCCTACCAGATTATTGCAGAATACCCTCACGATCCGAAAAATTTCGTACAGGGTTTCCAGATTGAGGGAAATACCATTTATGAAAGTGACGGGCAGAACGGTTCTTCCCAGATCCTAAAGTATACATTGGGAACCACAACGCCGCTGGCTTCTACAAAGCAGGCTCAGGAAGATTTTTCTGAAGGAAGTACCATTGTAGGAGATAAAGTATATCAGCTGACATGGCAGAGCAAGAAAGGCTATATTTATGATAAAAGTTCTTTGAAACTGCTTTCAGAATTTGCTTATCCTAATGTTCTGGGTGAAGGCTGGGGACTTACGTATGACGGAAAGAACCTTATTGCATCAGACGGAAGCAAGCTTTTATATTTCCTGGACGCCAACAACCCTTCAAAACTGATCAAATATGTGGCAGTAGCAGGAAGTTCACAGATTTACGATCAGCTGAACGAATTGGAATACCACAACGGATTTATCTATGCCAACGTCTGGCAGAAGCCTGTTGTTTTGAAGATCAATCCTGCAACGGGAGAAGTGGTTGGTACATTTGACTTTACAGATATTGCAAAACAGAATACCAAGGGAAGTGATGATGTGTTGAACGGAATTACTTTCAAAGGTGAGAATATGCTGGTAACCGGTAAAAACTGGCCGAAGATCTATGAAGTTCAGATCAAATAA
- a CDS encoding GNAT family N-acetyltransferase, translating into MIKLQPFKINDSFELISKIKDKRALLQFAGPAYHFPLTEEQLENDLDNENRFMFRVYDETQQNVIGHAQIFLKEDTFLLGRILIWDENNRGKGYGKKTVQELLKYGFRNFHRKTAELNVYDWNTGAIECYKKVGFEIDLGVMSEVSIDNELWLSINMKINKDTFESQEQ; encoded by the coding sequence ATGATTAAGCTGCAGCCTTTTAAAATAAATGATTCTTTTGAACTGATCTCTAAAATAAAAGACAAAAGAGCTCTTCTTCAGTTTGCGGGTCCTGCCTACCATTTTCCACTGACGGAAGAACAGTTGGAGAATGATTTGGATAATGAAAACAGATTTATGTTCAGGGTTTATGATGAGACACAACAAAATGTGATCGGCCATGCCCAGATCTTTTTAAAAGAAGACACTTTTCTGCTTGGAAGAATTCTGATATGGGACGAAAACAACAGAGGAAAAGGTTACGGAAAGAAAACAGTACAGGAACTGCTGAAATATGGCTTCAGAAATTTTCACAGAAAGACAGCGGAGCTGAATGTATACGACTGGAATACCGGAGCTATTGAATGTTATAAAAAAGTAGGCTTTGAGATAGATCTGGGCGTGATGAGCGAAGTGAGTATTGATAATGAATTGTGGCTTTCCATTAATATGAAAATCAATAAAGATACTTTTGAATCTCAGGAACAATAA
- a CDS encoding SRPBCC domain-containing protein — protein MNTPITVQYKINAPVEKVWNALTDKNKMKSWYFDIQDFTLEVGKEFNFYEPGEEKKYHHQCHILEIIPNEKLKHTWSYPELSDAVTTVTWELQKEDIGTLVKLTHENVESFEGLGENFSKASFTEGWNKIIGKSMKEYVKK, from the coding sequence ATGAATACACCAATCACTGTTCAGTACAAAATAAATGCTCCGGTTGAAAAAGTCTGGAATGCTTTGACTGATAAAAATAAAATGAAATCCTGGTATTTCGATATTCAGGATTTTACCTTGGAAGTAGGAAAAGAGTTTAATTTCTATGAACCCGGTGAAGAAAAAAAATATCACCATCAGTGCCATATTCTGGAAATTATTCCCAATGAAAAATTAAAGCATACCTGGTCATATCCCGAGCTGTCAGATGCTGTAACTACTGTAACCTGGGAACTTCAGAAAGAAGATATTGGAACGCTGGTAAAACTGACTCATGAAAATGTTGAAAGTTTTGAAGGTCTGGGCGAAAATTTTTCGAAAGCAAGTTTTACAGAAGGCTGGAATAAAATTATTGGAAAAAGCATGAAAGAATATGTAAAAAAATAA
- a CDS encoding Na+/H+ antiporter: MIHSYVIISIAVLLSVMILVMIGQKLKVAYPIFLVIAGLLISLIPGMPHIEIEPDLVFLIFLPPILFEAAWFTSWQDFHKWRKQIFSMAFGLVFLTSIVVAYLSSSIIPGLTVAMGFLLGGVNSPPDAVAATSVLKHMKIPKKITSILEGESLINDASSLIVFKFALAAVISGQFIWRDAIQDFFTMAVGGVAVGVAVGLLFGALLRIIPSNSNIDTVITLIVPYIMYVGAEHFHFSGVLAVVAGGLLMSYNSHCYLSHTSRIQSGNVWSVLIFLMNTIIFILIGLELPVVVAAMKDYTISEGIFYSVVIGGAIIFTRIIYSYAVMYFPRLCSKELRLKIPKPDWREPFIISFAAMRGVVSLAAALSIPAFLPNGEAFPHRNIILFVTFVIILITLVGQGLLLTPILKWLKIDDAGSELPEEKQEVILMRKLKETALHKMENDFSDLAEKNTLVRHQKHKLETEMMLMADKAQCMASTGDYVNAINENKEVLRQIIQAQRNELHRMKREKIFDDHVMRTIEMQLDFDEAKITGFSHS; the protein is encoded by the coding sequence ATGATTCACAGTTATGTTATAATATCCATTGCAGTATTGCTATCTGTAATGATATTGGTAATGATAGGACAAAAGCTGAAAGTAGCTTATCCCATCTTTCTGGTGATTGCAGGTCTTCTGATCAGCCTGATTCCGGGAATGCCGCATATTGAAATAGAGCCCGATCTTGTATTCCTTATCTTCCTTCCTCCGATTCTTTTCGAGGCTGCGTGGTTTACGTCATGGCAGGACTTTCACAAATGGAGAAAGCAGATCTTTTCGATGGCTTTTGGACTGGTATTCCTGACCTCTATTGTTGTGGCTTATCTTTCATCCTCTATTATTCCGGGACTTACCGTTGCGATGGGATTCCTGCTTGGAGGCGTGAATTCTCCACCGGATGCAGTAGCAGCTACTTCAGTATTGAAACATATGAAGATCCCTAAAAAGATCACCAGTATTCTTGAGGGCGAAAGTTTGATTAACGATGCGTCCAGCTTAATTGTATTTAAATTTGCATTGGCAGCCGTGATTTCAGGACAGTTTATCTGGAGAGATGCCATTCAGGATTTCTTTACAATGGCCGTTGGTGGAGTGGCGGTTGGTGTCGCTGTCGGACTGCTGTTTGGAGCTTTGCTAAGGATTATTCCATCCAATTCTAATATCGACACGGTAATTACACTGATCGTTCCGTATATCATGTATGTAGGGGCGGAACATTTCCACTTTTCGGGAGTATTGGCGGTTGTTGCCGGAGGGCTTTTAATGTCTTATAATTCACATTGTTACCTGAGTCATACCTCGAGGATACAGTCCGGAAACGTCTGGAGTGTTCTTATATTCCTGATGAACACCATTATCTTTATCCTGATCGGACTTGAACTTCCTGTCGTAGTGGCTGCAATGAAAGACTATACTATTTCAGAAGGGATCTTTTACAGTGTTGTTATTGGTGGAGCTATTATTTTTACCAGAATAATTTATAGTTATGCCGTGATGTATTTCCCAAGACTCTGTTCCAAAGAATTAAGATTAAAAATTCCGAAACCGGACTGGCGGGAACCTTTTATCATCAGTTTTGCTGCCATGAGAGGGGTAGTTTCATTGGCTGCGGCACTTTCAATTCCTGCATTTCTGCCAAATGGAGAAGCTTTTCCGCACCGTAATATTATTTTATTCGTAACTTTCGTTATCATATTGATCACCTTGGTAGGACAGGGATTATTGCTGACGCCTATTTTAAAATGGTTGAAAATAGATGATGCCGGAAGCGAATTGCCGGAAGAGAAACAGGAAGTGATCCTGATGCGTAAACTGAAAGAAACTGCGCTGCATAAAATGGAAAATGATTTTTCGGATCTGGCAGAGAAAAATACTTTGGTACGACACCAGAAACACAAACTGGAAACCGAAATGATGCTGATGGCCGATAAAGCCCAATGTATGGCTTCCACGGGAGATTATGTGAATGCAATCAATGAAAATAAAGAAGTACTCCGGCAGATTATCCAGGCTCAGAGAAATGAGCTTCACCGGATGAAAAGGGAGAAGATTTTTGATGATCATGTGATGAGAACTATTGAAATGCAGCTGGATTTTGATGAAGCAAAAATCACCGGATTCTCTCATAGTTAA
- a CDS encoding bestrophin family protein has translation MHSGKRFGALEFAVWTRRSIYVLTILSAIPTVLYFSGWKFLSVPWQPIAILGTAVAFIVGFKNNASYSRLWEARQIYGAIINDSRSFGYILRDALSGKDPEKVKEMFHRHYAWLTALRFQLREPRTWENMGTAQYDEYSKKYDIPERLTKLDDELKNYLSETELQYILSKKNRATQLMASQSKELSDAYARGEINDFQWTQINQQLVKFTDDQGKAERIKNFPYPRNFSSITTYLLLLFILFVPFGLLKELDKLGEGTMLEGWTLWFNIPFSLMVTWCFHTLDSVGEASVNPFEGSPNDVPITQISRTIEIDMRDMLDESDLPPAITPKNNIVL, from the coding sequence ATGCATTCAGGAAAGAGATTTGGAGCGCTGGAGTTCGCAGTTTGGACGAGACGCAGTATTTATGTATTAACGATACTATCGGCCATACCGACAGTTCTCTATTTTTCAGGATGGAAATTCCTTTCCGTTCCGTGGCAGCCGATCGCCATTTTAGGAACGGCGGTTGCCTTTATTGTAGGGTTTAAAAACAATGCAAGTTACAGCAGGCTGTGGGAAGCCAGGCAGATCTACGGAGCAATCATCAATGACAGCCGCAGTTTCGGATATATTCTGAGAGATGCACTTTCAGGGAAAGATCCGGAAAAAGTAAAAGAAATGTTTCACCGTCATTATGCATGGCTTACCGCACTTCGTTTTCAGCTTCGGGAGCCCAGAACCTGGGAGAATATGGGAACAGCGCAGTATGACGAGTATTCTAAGAAATACGATATCCCGGAAAGACTGACAAAGCTGGATGACGAACTGAAAAATTATCTTTCCGAAACCGAGCTTCAATATATTTTAAGCAAGAAAAACAGGGCAACCCAGCTTATGGCCAGCCAGAGCAAAGAATTATCCGATGCCTATGCCAGAGGAGAGATCAATGACTTTCAGTGGACACAGATCAATCAGCAGCTCGTAAAATTTACGGACGATCAGGGAAAAGCAGAAAGAATAAAAAACTTTCCCTATCCGAGAAACTTCTCATCCATCACCACCTATTTACTATTGCTGTTTATTCTTTTCGTTCCTTTTGGATTACTCAAAGAGCTTGATAAATTAGGAGAAGGAACAATGCTGGAAGGCTGGACATTATGGTTTAATATTCCGTTTTCACTGATGGTAACCTGGTGTTTCCATACTTTGGACAGTGTAGGAGAAGCTTCAGTAAACCCTTTTGAAGGCAGCCCGAATGACGTGCCGATCACCCAGATCAGCCGTACCATAGAGATTGATATGAGAGATATGCTGGATGAATCCGACCTTCCGCCAGCCATTACTCCAAAGAATAATATTGTGCTTTAA
- a CDS encoding DUF2490 domain-containing protein, which translates to MRKVFTKLAFTVLILESITTFAQENDLGAWYMYFGNNKISKKLNLHNEIQYRNFNAVGDLEQLLIRTGIGYDLTENNNNVLLGYGFILSRPYVNGEKRENIEHRIFQQFITKQKFGRFNLQHRYRLEERFLQDDFRMRFRYMIGLNIPITQKEMLPKSLYASVYNEIFLNFDSPVFDRNRVYGALGYVINKNMRIEAGYMNQIQENKNRGQVQIGFYNNIPFTKN; encoded by the coding sequence ATGAGAAAGGTCTTTACGAAGCTGGCATTTACAGTATTAATTTTGGAGTCAATAACAACGTTTGCGCAGGAAAATGATTTGGGAGCGTGGTATATGTATTTTGGAAACAACAAGATCAGCAAAAAATTGAACTTACATAACGAAATCCAGTATAGAAATTTCAATGCAGTGGGAGACCTTGAACAGTTATTAATTCGTACAGGAATAGGCTATGACCTTACGGAGAACAACAATAACGTTTTGTTGGGGTATGGTTTTATTTTAAGCCGGCCTTATGTGAACGGAGAAAAAAGAGAGAATATAGAACACAGGATCTTCCAGCAATTTATTACCAAGCAGAAGTTCGGACGTTTTAATTTGCAGCACAGATACCGTCTGGAAGAGCGTTTTCTTCAGGATGATTTCAGAATGAGGTTCCGTTATATGATCGGGCTGAATATTCCGATCACCCAGAAAGAAATGCTTCCGAAATCACTGTATGCTTCTGTATATAATGAGATATTCCTGAATTTTGACAGTCCTGTTTTTGACAGAAACAGGGTGTACGGAGCTTTAGGATATGTGATCAATAAAAACATGAGGATAGAAGCAGGATACATGAACCAGATCCAGGAAAATAAGAACAGAGGACAGGTCCAGATTGGTTTTTATAATAATATTCCTTTTACTAAAAATTAA
- a CDS encoding VOC family protein → MASVNAYLTFNGNCKEAFDFYKSVFGGEYPYIGTFGEMPPMEGKETSEEDKDKIMHVSLPISKETTLMGSDTGGEWASHFKAGNNIAISINAESKEEAEKLFNGLSAGGQVTMPLADTFWGAYFGMFTDKFDINWMVNYDDPAKMQQQP, encoded by the coding sequence ATGGCATCAGTAAACGCTTATTTAACATTTAATGGAAACTGTAAAGAAGCATTCGATTTCTATAAATCAGTTTTCGGAGGAGAATATCCTTACATCGGAACTTTCGGGGAAATGCCTCCAATGGAAGGCAAAGAAACTTCGGAAGAAGACAAAGACAAAATTATGCATGTTTCTCTTCCGATCTCAAAAGAAACCACGTTAATGGGAAGTGATACAGGCGGTGAGTGGGCTTCACACTTCAAAGCTGGAAACAATATCGCTATTTCCATCAATGCAGAATCTAAGGAAGAGGCTGAAAAATTATTCAACGGACTTTCTGCAGGCGGTCAGGTAACAATGCCATTGGCAGATACTTTCTGGGGAGCTTATTTCGGAATGTTTACCGATAAATTTGACATCAACTGGATGGTTAACTACGATGATCCTGCGAAAATGCAGCAGCAACCATAA
- a CDS encoding SRPBCC family protein — MKILKRIILVLGSILILWMVVAALISGDCVYEKSITINAPVEKVWEQTNTLRAMDQWSPWNDLDPNMKKDWTGTTGQPGERVCWDSEKDAAGKGCQEVKKVDTAGKRIDTDIKFLTPYESEANAYVKIIPEGNGSKVTWGFTSKIPYPFTVMKLFMNMEDAIGKDYQKGLLKLKELSEKP; from the coding sequence ATGAAAATACTAAAAAGAATTATTCTCGTTCTCGGCTCCATCCTTATTTTATGGATGGTTGTAGCCGCTTTGATTTCAGGAGACTGTGTCTATGAAAAATCAATAACAATCAATGCACCGGTAGAAAAAGTATGGGAGCAGACTAATACTTTAAGAGCGATGGATCAATGGAGCCCATGGAATGACCTGGATCCGAACATGAAAAAAGACTGGACAGGAACCACAGGGCAGCCGGGCGAAAGAGTATGCTGGGACAGTGAAAAAGATGCGGCAGGAAAAGGCTGCCAGGAAGTGAAAAAAGTAGATACTGCCGGAAAAAGAATTGATACGGACATCAAATTTTTGACACCTTATGAAAGTGAAGCCAATGCCTACGTGAAAATTATTCCTGAAGGTAATGGAAGTAAAGTAACATGGGGATTTACTTCAAAAATACCTTATCCCTTTACGGTAATGAAATTGTTTATGAACATGGAAGATGCTATTGGAAAAGACTACCAGAAAGGGCTCTTAAAACTAAAGGAATTATCTGAAAAACCTTAA
- a CDS encoding VOC family protein, producing MKLGAFSISLSVKDLQKSKDFYEKLGFTTMAGTMEQNYLIMKNDSTLVGLFQAMFDGNMLTFNPGWDQNAGNLESFDDVRAIQKHLKENGIELEKSADEATSGPEHIFLKDPDGNMILIDQHR from the coding sequence ATGAAATTAGGAGCATTTTCGATCAGTTTAAGCGTGAAAGACCTTCAAAAATCGAAGGATTTTTATGAAAAACTGGGTTTCACTACCATGGCAGGCACCATGGAACAGAATTATCTGATTATGAAAAACGACAGTACATTAGTAGGTTTGTTCCAGGCGATGTTTGATGGAAATATGCTTACCTTCAATCCGGGATGGGATCAAAATGCCGGGAATCTGGAATCTTTTGACGATGTACGTGCTATTCAGAAACATTTAAAAGAAAATGGAATTGAACTTGAAAAATCAGCTGATGAAGCCACTTCAGGACCGGAACATATCTTCCTGAAAGATCCGGACGGAAATATGATCTTAATTGACCAACACAGATAA
- a CDS encoding DUF1569 domain-containing protein translates to MENVFDAKDAQNYIDRINNLVEDTHGMWGKMTVDQMLAHCSVSYEMVYEPEKHKKPGSIAKFILKTFVKSKVVGEKAYPRDSPTAPQFLITGRKNFDEEKKRLIGFIQKTQQLGPEAFDGKESFSFGKLSSQEWNNMFAKHLNHHLSQFGV, encoded by the coding sequence ATGGAAAATGTATTTGATGCAAAAGATGCTCAGAACTATATTGACAGGATAAATAATTTGGTGGAGGATACCCACGGAATGTGGGGCAAAATGACAGTTGATCAGATGCTTGCCCACTGCAGCGTATCCTACGAAATGGTTTACGAACCGGAAAAACATAAGAAACCGGGATCTATTGCAAAATTTATTTTAAAAACCTTTGTGAAATCTAAAGTGGTTGGAGAAAAGGCTTATCCAAGAGATTCCCCAACAGCTCCACAGTTTTTAATTACCGGAAGGAAAAATTTTGATGAAGAAAAGAAAAGACTGATTGGCTTTATCCAGAAAACTCAGCAATTGGGTCCTGAAGCCTTCGACGGAAAAGAATCATTTTCTTTTGGAAAATTAAGTTCACAGGAGTGGAATAATATGTTTGCCAAACATCTGAATCATCACTTGTCCCAATTTGGAGTTTAA